Genomic window (bacterium):
GACCGCCAGCAACCGCACGTCGTACCAGGGATCCCCGGTCGGTGAGGCAAAGTGGTACTGAGACTGATTCTCGAGCTTCGCGGTCTCGAGATAGAACCCCTCCGGGGCGCCTCCGCCGGTAAACGGCGCGACCTCGACCCGCTTGGCGAGCTGGCGATGGACCTCCAGCCGGTAGATGTTGGTCTTCGTGTAGAGGGTCTCGACCGGCTCACCGACGAACTCGACATACGAGCCCGGACCGAAGAGCGGCCCCGAGGCCATGTACATCGGTACCGCAACCCCACGGCTCGACAGAGCCAGCCACGAGCTCTGGACACCGCCCAGATCGATCCCTGCGGCCAGAAGATCCTCATAGCTCACCCGGTAGATGCCCTCGCGCTCGACGCCCAGGCTGGCCGCCGGATATCTCGAGCGCCGGCCCCGGTCACAGCCCAGGCAGCCGCCGTCGCCCTCGCGGAAGGCGCCCGTCGCCACACCCAGGGTCGGCGTCGGGACCGCTCCCGACAACCGGGCCGGAGCGCGCCGGCGCGCGGCCCGCTCGGAGCGTTCGGCGTGCCGCCGCTCGGCTTTCTTCTGCCGGATCTCGCTCCAGGCCCCCGGTTGGGCCTTCGCGGCCTCCGAGCCCGCCGACTCGTCGACATAGAACGGACCGTGATGGCGAACCACGCCGTGGATGTCGACGTCTTCGAGAACGAAGATCTCGCCCGCCGAGCCGGCACTCTCGAACTCGTAGCTCTGCGGCTCGAGCGAGTCGACCACGTGGGAGGCGATCAGCTCCTCGTTCAAGCGCTCGAGGCCGTTGTCGGTCAGGGCGTAGAGGTTGAACCCGAGGTTTCCGACCTCGGTCGAGGTCATCCAGCGGAACGAGCCGTCCGAGCCCGCCTCGAAGTACGCCAGCGTCACCGGCGTCGTCGTGATCCCGCCGTTCCAGAAACCGAAGTTGTTGCCCGTCGAGTCCGAGGTCGTCAGCGTCACCGGCTGGATGCCGCCGGTGCCGGTCTGGGTGGTCTGGATAAAACCGTCGGCAAGGGTGCCGGTCACGTCGACCTCGATCTCGTAGTCGCCCGGCGGCAGGTCCGTGAACTCGTAGAAACCGAAGTCGGGGCCTGTGGTCTTCGAGGTAACTGTGTCGACGAGTGTGCGTACGCCATTGACGATGCGGTAGAGGGATACCGTCGCACCCGGCACCAGTGGATCACCCGGGTCGTCGAAGGCACCGTCGTTGTCCCCGTCCTCGAACACCGTGCCCGAAATTGTCATGATGAAACCGGGAGCCGCCTCGTAACCGAAGTCGGCGGTCATATCGTCGGGGCCGACGGCGTCGAGAGTCATCGGGCACGGATCCGCCTGGCTGTTGTTGTCCGTTCCGGCGATGCCGGTGGTCTTTGAAAAGCCGGACAGCACTGCGGCGTCATCGGTGACGTCGACCAGGTAGTCGCCATACGGCAAGGAGCTGAATTGGTACTCGCCGTTGACGTCGGTGGTGGTGCCTCGTACCAGGTTGTCGATCCCGGGGGTGATGACCGTGTCGCCGTCGACGTCCAGCCAGAGTTCGATGGTCACTCCCCCGATACCTGGCTCGCCCGCATCGACGTCTCCGTCACCGTTGAGGTCGCGCCAGACAAAGCTGCCGATGGAGCCGAACTCGCCAACCGCTGTGTAGCCGAAGTCGGCGGTCAGATCGGAGGTGCCGATGGCTGTGAGATTCAGAGCGTAGGGATCCGCCTGGCTGTTGTCGTCGACTCCGGCGACACCGGCGGTTCTTTGGAGACCGGCGAGTGCGCCGTCAATGTCGGTGACGTCGATCAAGTAGTCGGCGTCCGACGCGTCGCCGTCGCCGTTGTCGCTCAAGGGAACGCCGGAGAACGAATAGGCGCCGAGCACATCAGACGACGTCGTCGCGAGGATCGACTCGTCATCGACGGTGCCCAATGAGTTGTCGACGCCGTCCGGATCCCAGACACCGTCAGCGTTGGTGTCGCGAACCAGGTTGACGGTGACGCCCTCGATTCCGAACTCGGCGGCGTTCACGCCGTCGCCGTCGGTGTCGAACCAGACCAGGTCTCCAACAGTGCCGAAGGTCCCGCCGCCGAAACCAAAGTCGAGATGGACGAATACGTCGTCTTCGGCCACGGTGATGTTGTAGACGTCGTCGCCGCCGTTGTTGGTCGGCGTCGTGTCGACGTCGGCGGGCAGCGACGCATAGTCAATGGTCACCATGTACGCGCCGGCTGCCAGACCCGTCGCGAGCCAGGTTCCGTCCGGCCCGGTCGTCACGGTGCAGGGCGCACAGCCGGGACCCTGGATCGGCACATCGACCCCGGCAATCCCGATCTCACCTGGGTCCTGCAGGCCGTTCGGAAGCAGCGGTCCGAGGCCGTCGGGGTCGGCGTCGTACCACACACGGTCGCCGAGGACCGCTGTGCCCGTCAAGGGCAAGTACCCGAAATTGGCCTGCCTGAAACTCTCGCCCTCGTTCAGGGCAATCACAGCGCCCGGATCCACTCCTGGATACGTGGTTTCAGCCAGGCTTCCGGGAAGGGTCGACTCGACAACGTCGACGAAGTAGTCGCCGGCGGGAAGCCCGGTGAAGAGATAGCGGCCGTCCGCGTCCGTCACGGTGGTGCGAATCGGTGCGCCGTCGTCACCCCCGGGCTCGAACACGCCGTCGCCGTCCACATCCTCGTACAGATCCACCATGACGGAGGTGAGACCCGCTTCGCTGAGGCCCTCGAGACCGTCGCCGTCGCTATCCAGCCATACCGAGTTCCCGATCGAGCCGGTCTGCGCGTCGCGCACATAGCCGAAGTCGATGCCGGAGACTTCGGCGTCGGAGACCGTGATCTCGATCGAATCCAGGCCGCTGGTCAGCTGGTAGTCGGTCAGGACACCTGCGGTGTCGGTGATCTCCACTCGGTAGTCGCGCGGCACGGCGACACTGCCCTGCACGTCGGGGAAGAGATAGTTGCCCTGTGCATCGGAGGTCGCGACCGCCACCGTCAGGTCGTCAGCGGTGCCGAAGGCGAGATCGGGGCCGGGATCGACCAGCTCGACGGTGACGCCTGTCAGCCCCGGCTCGCCGGCCCCGTCGTCGAATCCATCGGCGTCGAGATCCTCGAAGACGTTGCCGGACACGTCGAAGAGGCTCGTATCCTGATAGCCGAAATCGGCGGCCAGAAAGCTGGCGTTACTCAACAGCAGGGCGGCTTCGATCTGCGTTCCGGCGGCATTGGGACCCGCCTCCTGATCGACCGTGGTCGGTGTAGTGTCCGTCAACGCCGCCTGGGTATCGTCGACACTCGTGAAATACCGATGGACCTCGAGTTCGGTGAACAGATAGTTCCCGGCGGCATCGGTGGTGGTCGACGATTGGAAGAAGTCCACCGTCGAGTCGAAGACGCCGTCGCCGTCGTCCAGCCAGAGCTCGACCGTCACCCCGGACAGTCCCGGCTCACCCGGGTCCTGCAGACCGTCATTGTTGCCGTCGCTCCACAGTCGGTCGCCGATCGCGCCGGGCTTGGTGTAGCCAAAGCTTTCGCTCGAATGGTCCGGTCCGACTTGAACGGCAAGCTCGAAGGCCTGCGCCGGGGACGTCGTGCCGGCCATGCCGACGAGGACCGCGTCCACGTCCTCGAGGACGACCAGATAGTCACCCGCCTCGAGACCTAGAAACGAGACATCGCCGTTGGCGTCGCTCACGGTGCTGGCGATCACGGGCTCGTTGGAGTCCCGCGTCCCGTTGCCGTTCAGGTCGTCGACCAGGAGAACCGTAACGCCCTGGATACCTGGCTCAGCGGGCCCACGCAAGCCGTTGTCATCCGCATCGAGCCAGACCACGTCGGCAATCGAGAACAAGGATGCCTTGAAGTAGCCAAAATCAGTCGAAAGCTCGACATCGTCCCTCCACACCCAGACTGGTGATGTCGGATCGCTCTCGCTTTGCGGCCCACTCGACAAGGTGTAACCCGCTAGCACCACAGCCGTGTCGGTAACCTTGACGCGATACAAACCAGGGCCGACTCCGGTAAACAGATACGAGCCGTCGGCGGCTGTCGTGGTCGTCGCCGCGGTCGTCCCCGAAAAGACTCGCTTCAGATCGAGGGTCACCCCGCCGATTCCCGGCTCGCCGGGGTCTTGTACTCCATCGTTGTCGGCGTCGCTCCATAGGTAGTCACCAATGGCATTGGTGCCCGGAGCGGGGCCATAGCCGAAGTCCAACCCCTCGTAGACCTCTGTCGTGGTGATGACCAATACGGCGCTTGGGTTGGCGGTGCCCGGCGCGCTCACCAACTCCCCGGGCGATCCTGGGAGCGTCGTCTCGTCCAGGAACACCTGATAGCTCCCCGGAACCAGGCGGTTGAAGCCGTAGCGTCCGTTGATGTCGGTCACCGTGGCCGGGCAATTGACGCCCTGCGTGCACACACCGTTCAGCAGTTCCACCGTCACGTTCGAGATTCCCGGTTCGCCCAGGTCTCGAAGTCCGTCACCGTCGACATCGAGCCACACCAGATCGCCGATCTGCCCGCCCGGACTCAATGGGTCGATGACCTGGTCCGTGACTAGCACGTCTATTTCCGGACTCGAGGCGCTCGCGACATTGAGAATTCGGGTCAGATTCGGGTCGGGTG
Coding sequences:
- a CDS encoding DUF11 domain-containing protein, with the protein product AALRFDFRTGTGVEVAEDLVVIEVSANGGTDYSVLETLDLGPSAAGSRTYDISRFSAVDTRIRLRISAAYGGPDEYFYADNVEIEKTTTPPPFYALSTIDYDDTTNDWGFSLTPEDFLATAAAVGWAPGSSDLTENGSPVWVTAEADTTLFVDYDGDSISDASFPLNRLESLRIRDADNDQTGMRIWTENGTRIAAAWGQEPGVASAGSPSLDLGTAVLPFVNPVLIKEGDLAIDRNGNGLVDPGDTLLYTLTLKNVAISQLVDPEVVDVPDPNTTYEPNTTELDGVPIADDAGPETPFPLDDDGYTLATMQPGETVVLTYQMTIADPLPAGVWSVENRATVTAGDGSTSAATPSTIAIPGIRVTKVSDAGGPVLPGQLLTYTVTVSNPSPLTADDVFVQDLLPTGTTYVPQSTVAIGPSGGGPVTKDNIPGGANPDLVDGSPPDLVLPTDDFDLAQLDTLTVTFQVQVVGSPDPNLTRILNVASASSPEIDVLVTDQVIDPLSPGGQIGDLVWLDVDGDGLRDLGEPGISNVTVELLNGVCTQGVNCPATVTDINGRYGFNRLVPGSYQVFLDETTLPGSPGELVSAPGTANPSAVLVITTTEVYEGLDFGYGPAPGTNAIGDYLWSDADNDGVQDPGEPGIGGVTLDLKRVFSGTTAATTTTAADGSYLFTGVGPGLYRVKVTDTAVVLAGYTLSSGPQSESDPTSPVWVWRDDVELSTDFGYFKASLFSIADVVWLDADDNGLRGPAEPGIQGVTVLLVDDLNGNGTRDSNEPVIASTVSDANGDVSFLGLEAGDYLVVLEDVDAVLVGMAGTTSPAQAFELAVQVGPDHSSESFGYTKPGAIGDRLWSDGNNDGLQDPGEPGLSGVTVELWLDDGDGVFDSTVDFFQSSTTTDAAGNYLFTELEVHRYFTSVDDTQAALTDTTPTTVDQEAGPNAAGTQIEAALLLSNASFLAADFGYQDTSLFDVSGNVFEDLDADGFDDGAGEPGLTGVTVELVDPGPDLAFGTADDLTVAVATSDAQGNYLFPDVQGSVAVPRDYRVEITDTAGVLTDYQLTSGLDSIEITVSDAEVSGIDFGYVRDAQTGSIGNSVWLDSDGDGLEGLSEAGLTSVMVDLYEDVDGDGVFEPGGDDGAPIRTTVTDADGRYLFTGLPAGDYFVDVVESTLPGSLAETTYPGVDPGAVIALNEGESFRQANFGYLPLTGTAVLGDRVWYDADPDGLGPLLPNGLQDPGEIGIAGVDVPIQGPGCAPCTVTTGPDGTWLATGLAAGAYMVTIDYASLPADVDTTPTNNGGDDVYNITVAEDDVFVHLDFGFGGGTFGTVGDLVWFDTDGDGVNAAEFGIEGVTVNLVRDTNADGVWDPDGVDNSLGTVDDESILATTSSDVLGAYSFSGVPLSDNGDGDASDADYLIDVTDIDGALAGLQRTAGVAGVDDNSQADPYALNLTAIGTSDLTADFGYTAVGEFGSIGSFVWRDLNGDGDVDAGEPGIGGVTIELWLDVDGDTVITPGIDNLVRGTTTDVNGEYQFSSLPYGDYLVDVTDDAAVLSGFSKTTGIAGTDNNSQADPCPMTLDAVGPDDMTADFGYEAAPGFIMTISGTVFEDGDNDGAFDDPGDPLVPGATVSLYRIVNGVRTLVDTVTSKTTGPDFGFYEFTDLPPGDYEIEVDVTGTLADGFIQTTQTGTGGIQPVTLTTSDSTGNNFGFWNGGITTTPVTLAYFEAGSDGSFRWMTSTEVGNLGFNLYALTDNGLERLNEELIASHVVDSLEPQSYEFESAGSAGEIFVLEDVDIHGVVRHHGPFYVDESAGSEAAKAQPGAWSEIRQKKAERRHAERSERAARRRAPARLSGAVPTPTLGVATGAFREGDGGCLGCDRGRRSRYPAASLGVEREGIYRVSYEDLLAAGIDLGGVQSSWLALSSRGVAVPMYMASGPLFGPGSYVEFVGEPVETLYTKTNIYRLEVHRQLAKRVEVAPFTGGGAPEGFYLETAKLENQSQYHFASPTGDPWYDVRLLAVSGAVESSIGFDLESWVPGAAPVALEVALWGGTDFPTAPDHHLLVEVNASQVAEEWFDGLAQPEIAFTVSDGSLASSANTLTLKLPHDTGAKYDLVNYDHLKITYPRAFVARSDALRFASEGSDFVVSGLSSAGAVAYGRHQNEITRLGVQVAGQPGAYEASFGGLGGGFGEPADYWLASGTGVLLPTIAAARELEPRRDPVDVVVVSHGDFLAGLDPWVAQREAEGLTVEVVDVADLYAHYSHGIVDPEAIRRHAAVASAKLGARYLLLVGGDTYDYFDYLGVGSMSFVPSLYAQTDAIVRFAPVDPLYGDVDGDLVPDLAVGRWPVRTTEELAAVIDKTLAYAPSSESLSAVMASDGEDLASGYSFTLDSQNMASLLGSDWQVDQVSLDELPVADARQALIDGIGAGPALTSYFGHSSLTVWSFDGLFGSADVEELTNTGAPTLVTQWGCWNTYHVLPTYETLGNRLLLEPDRGAAAVLGAATLTEALSERRLGQRVFERLTQPGLRLGDSITEAKQDLAETDPGRLDVLLGWTLLGDPTLTVVP